Proteins encoded together in one Electrophorus electricus isolate fEleEle1 chromosome 9, fEleEle1.pri, whole genome shotgun sequence window:
- the kat6a gene encoding histone acetyltransferase KAT6A isoform X2, with protein MLFCDSCDRGFHMECCDPPLTRMPKGMWICQICRPRKKGRKLLHEKAAQIKRRYNAPLGRPKGRPGRPFKKLRGGGRGRRRRGPGGMDHRSQGSSSPHSSSSSSCEGYPGDDRLLFSHREEDSAHGSLRFNKKTKGLIDALTKFFTPSPDGRKARAEVVDYTQQYRVRKKGSRKGDPDDRTGGGAEGDNQECGDDWRDDEEKPPGQENLTEKDVELFRHIQQLALQKVGVTGPPDPQMRCPSVIEFGKYEIQTWYSSPYPQEYSRLPKLYLCEFCLRYMKSRSILYQHMRKCTWFHPPANEIYRKDNVSVFEVDGNVSTIYCQNLCLLAKLFLDHKTLYYDVEPFLFYVLTQNDSKGCHLVGYFSKEKHCQQKYNVSCIMILPQYQRRGYGRFLIDFSYLLSKREGQPGSPEKPLSDLGRLSYVAYWSSVVLECLHEVRDRTLTIRRLSKITGICPQDITATLQSLNMLEYRGNRLVLVRKEKLVAAHVSRLRARPRLLEVDPDCLRWTPVIVTNTVVSEDEGDEDEDGDEENDKEVISSHKSPPLPWSARGERDEDEDRRCFPTYPKSQSSPATSPIRNSLPCPEGAALQANGERRGRGRPPKNWPWGKVKDRPRPGPGRPRKIRPEEDEDEEYRIPANKATAPSLSLPTLFTSENETSTACHHPAEAARHPAVPLPRSRGRPPRKKRGPKRRLSEGPGEGVPPLPLVTRLSEPLPSRQSCSSESSDDDDDDDDDDDDDDYDEEMGTCSPPVLTKPTLGLKCKKPLRKRRVRQRSHPHSSVVTETISETTEVLDEPFVDSDSERPMPRLEEETPFGHALRCYPPARKHLDPAPKRLRPPNISESEEDDSTPVLKPVCGLRRSDQTEAGERVSPPAIAAETPVKKKKGWPKGKSRKPAHWKKRPGRKAGSCAGQAADAGLTLPSSEEPPPQKIKGKPGRKPRSYYLQRAQEEADRQELARGHAGQLQLEKPAPEDHACKRKSLTSDPDSEKRKDSDEDDDFMQKMRDTPKPRRRGRPPKNPGLPLPVSKPPPTSEPEEDEEDEDEEEDRAWVGEKSSRPPSRTLSQTSIARVPPTTDGDTADPEEDEDREDEDQSGSRSRRAVAVLSSGSRRSDDHDADDEGDGRLEEKREDCKRGKSPASEDDDEELEEEEEEPPTPTRSPPVKEEPQSGEGFLDMQASATREYVSKQEEEEDEEEEPDEVPEAKTRSVDAQDERRRREQEESSAATAAAVETVTSIADPSEPPDLRPLEGKSVLLMETEHPHASAEFKDELSHHAHDQQHHHHHQQPHHHHQHHHHHSSSELDLETVQAVQSLTQGEAQDEEAESHGAYQDCEETLAACRTLQSYSHADGEEDGLAMVDDCGASQNSSPMPNPPLPPLASQSVRSVSSPGMTPGPLDAGPGVAGASGAGTGGGYTQITPEHPGSLSAPSLQNMETSPMMDVPSVSDHSQQVVDSGFSDLGSIESTTENYDNPSSYDSTMGGAGGGGGNTGNGGGMSVPAAGASASSTASSSSSTPSSSSSQGNSCSFVSTPGLSSSSAVAIGSCGLIQQAGPGPNAAGGAGAGSGGPQPPPPPPPPTTNAPGCSIKSPQGCVIDRPPSATQQQQQQKKVAQQQPPPPPPPPSGPPPPPPQQQSLSQCSMGNGFASTPMIMEIPESAAGAGGGGSGGRSLYDRMGGDFGAGGYAQPSATFSLAKLQQLTNTIMDPHNMPYSHSASVTSYATSVSLSNPGLAQLASSPHPPLPQTQPTMTPPPNLASSSMNLGSSLIQCSMPGANIGLPPPPHAQRLQGQMTTVKGHIAIRSKASQIPAGSPHQQQLYGRSSGAVAMQSTPRTLAVQRGMMTNLMPTPGAYNSMNMNPLNAAMSAGYRMPQPMMNSGYHGNPPYMNQPAQYPMQMQMGMMGGQAYPQQPMQPNHHGNMMYAAPSHHSYAGVPKQSPYMSR; from the exons ATGTTGTTTTGTGACTCGTGCGATCGAGGTTTCCACATGGAATGTTGTGACCCACCATTGACGCGAATGCCAAAag GTATGTGGATCTGCCAGATCTGCAGGCCCAGGAAAAAGGGCCGGAAACTCCTTCATGAGAAAGCAGCACAGATAAAGAGACGGTACAACGCACCACTGGGCCGGCCCAAGGGCAG ACCGGGTCGCCCCTTTAAGAAACTCCGAGGTGGTGGGCGGGGCCGGCGGAGGCGGGGACCGGGGGGCATGGACCATCGTTCTCAAGGCTCCTCCTCCCCACACTCTTCCTCCAGCTCATCGTGCGAGGGTTACCCTGGGGACGACCGGCTACTGTTCTCGCACCGGGAGGAGGACTCGGCGCACGGCAGCCTGCGCTTCAACAAGAAGACAAAGGGGCTGATCGACGCCCTCACCAAGTTCTTCACGCCGTCGCCGGACGGGAGGAAGGCTCGTGCCGAGGTCGTGGACTACACACAGCAATACCGCGTCCGCAAGAAGGGCAGCCGCAAAGGAGACCCCGACGACCGCACGGGAGGCGGGGCCGAAGGAG acaatCAGGAGTGTGGTGATGACTGGAGAGATGACGAGGAAAAGCCACCCGGACAAGAAAACCTAACAGAGAAGGATGTGGAGCTGTTCAGACACATCCAGCAGCTAGCACTACAG AAGGTCGGGGTGACCGGACCCCCAGACCCACAGATGCGATGCCCATCTGTGATTGAGTTCGGGAAGTATGAGATCCAGACGTGGTACTCGTCTCCTTACCCACAGGAGTACAGccg acttCCTAAGCTCTACCTCTGTGAGTTCTGTCTGCGTTACATGAAGAGTCGCAGTATACTGTACCAGCACATGCGCAAATGCACCTGGTTTCACCCGCCTGCCAACGAGATCTACAGGAAGGACAACGTCTCTGTGTTTGAG GTTGATGGGAATGTCAGCACAATATACTGTCAGAACCTGTGTTTATTGGCCAAACTCTTCCTGGACCACAAGACCCTGTACTACGACGTGGAGCCTTTCCTCTTCTACGTGCTCACACAGAACGACTCCAAAGGCTGCCACTTGGTGGGCTACTTCTCCAAG GAGAAACATTGCCAGCAGAAGTACAACGTCTCCTGTATCATGATCCTCCCCCAGTACCAGCGCCGAGGCTACGGACGCTTCCTTATCGATTTCA GTTACCTACTATCTAAGCGGGAGGGCCAGCCAGGTTCCCCGGAGAAGCCCCTGTCAGACCTGGGCCGTCTGTCTTACGTGGCCTACTGGAGCAGCGTGGTGCTGGAATGTTTGCACGAGGTGCGGGACCGGACACTCACCATACGCCGACTCAGCAAGATCACTGGCATCTGCCCTCAGGACATCACAGCCACCCTGCAGAGCCTTAACATGCTGGAGTACAGGGGCAACAG GCTGGTTCTAGTTCGCAAAGAGAAGCTGGTGGCAGCGCATGTGTCCCGCCTCCGGGCCCGCCCTCGGCTGCTAGAGGTTGACCCCGATTGCTTACGCTGGACGCCTGTCATCGTCACAAACACGGTGGTGTCGGAGGACGAGGGAGATGAGGACGAGGATGGAGAcgaagaaaatgacaaagag GTGATCTCCAGCCACAAGAGCCCTCCACTGCCCTGGAGTGCAAGAGGCGAGCGGGATGAAGATGAGGACCGGAGATGCTTCCCCACGTATCCTAAAAGCCAGAGTTCCCCGGCCACGTCGCCCATACGCAACAGCCTGCCGTGCCCCGAGGGCGCCGCCCTGCAGGCCAACGGCGAGCGCAGGGGTCGTGGACGCCCTCCCAAAAACTGGCCGTGGGGCAAAGTGAAGGACCGGCCTCGCCCGGGTCCGGGGCGGCCACGGAAAATCAGGCCCGAGGAAGACGAGGATGAGGAGTACAGGATTCCAGCCAATAAGGCAACGGCgccatccctctctctgcctaCGCTCTTCACTTCAGAGAACGAGACGAGCACCGCCTGCCACCACCCTGCGGAAGCCGCGCGGCACCCCGCCGTTCCGCTGCCACGCAGCAGGGGGCGCCCCCCGCGAAAAAAACGAGGGCCCAAGCGCAGGCTAAGCGAGGGGCCGGGGGAGGGCGTGCCCCCGTTGCCCCTGGTGACCAGGCTTAGCGAGCCTTTGCCTTCTCGACAGTCTTGCTCCAGTGAGAGCagcgatgatgatgacgacgacgacgacgacgacgatgacgatgatTACGATGAAGAGATGGGCACCTGTTCCCCTCCTGTTTTAACCAAACCAACATTGGGGCTCAAATGCAAG AAGCCTCTGCGGAAGCGGCGCGTACGTCAGCGTAGCCACCCACACAGCAGCGTGGTCACCGAGACGATCTCCGAGACGACGGAGGTTCTGGACGAGCCTTTCGTAGACTCGGACTCCGAGAGGCCCATGCCCCGCCTAGAGGAGGAGACTCCGTTTGGCCACGCCCTCCGCTGCTACCCCCCCGCCCGCAAGCACCTAGACCCTGCACCAAAAAGGCTCCGCCCACCCAACATCTCCGAGTCTGAGGAGGACG ATTCCACTCCGGTGTTGAAGCCGGTCTGCGGCTTGAGGAGATCTGACCAAACCGAGGCGGGGGAGCGAGTGAGTCCACCGGCCATTGCTGCGGAAACACcggtgaagaagaagaaaggttGGCCCAAGGGCAAGAGCCGCAAGCCAGCGCACTGGAAGAAGCGCCCCGGTCGGAAGGCTGGGAGCTGCGCCGGGCAGGCCGCCGACGCTGGCCTGACCCTTCCGTCCTCAGAGGAACCGCCTCCTCAAAAGATCAAGGGAAAACCAGGCAGGAAACCGCGGAGCTACTACCTGCAGCGAGCTCAGGaagaggcagacaggcaggagcTGGCGAGGGGCCACGCCGgacagctgcagctggagaAGCCGGCTCCGGAAGACCACGCCTGCAAGAGGAAAagcctgacctctgacccgGACTCTGAGAAGCGCAAGGACTCGGACGAAGATGATGATTTTATGCAGAAGATGAGGGACACGCCCAAGCCACGGAGGCGAGGCCGGCCGCCGAAGAACCCCGGCCTCCCGCTGCCTGTCTCCAAACCCCCGCCCACGTCCGAgccagaggaagatgaggaggacgaggacgaggaggaagaTCGGGCGTGGGTGGGGGAGAAGTCCAGCCGCCCACCCTCACGCACCCTGTCGCAGACCTCTATCGCGAGAGTTCCTCCAACCACAGACGGGGACACAGCTGACCCGGAGGAGGACGAGGACAGGGAAGACGAAGATCAAAGTGGCTCTAGAAGCCGGAGGGCAGTGGCCGTGCTGAGCTCTGGAAGCCGGCGGAGCGACGATCACGATGCAGACGACGAAGGCGACGGCCGactggaggagaagagggaggacTGTAAGCGCGGGAAGAGCCCGGCTTCCGAGGACGATGACgaagagctggaggaggaggaggaggagcctccAACTCCCACCCGGTCGCCACCTGTGAAGGAGGAGCCCCAGAGCGGAGAAGGTTTTTTAGACATGCAAGCGAGCGCGACGAGGGAGTATGTCAGcaaacaggaggaggaggaagatgaggaggaagagccAGACGAGGTTCCAGAGGCGAAGACCCGCTCGGTGGACGCCCAGGACGAGCGGCGAAGACGGGAGCAGGAGGAGTCGTCCGCCGCCACCGCTGCTGCCGTGGAGACCGTGACCTCGATCGCGGACCCTTCTGAACCGCCGGACCTCCGTCCGCTGGAGGGCAAGTCTGTCCTGCTGATGGAGACGGAGCATCCGCACGCCAGCGCCGAGTTCAAAGACGAGCTCAGCCACCACGCGCACGACcagcaacaccaccaccaccaccaacaaccacaccaccaccaccaacaccaccaccaccacagcagCAGCGAGCTGGACCTGGAGACGGTGCAGGCCGTCCAGTCGCTCACACAAGGTGAAGCCCAGGACGAGGAGGCCGAGTCTCATGGCGCCTACCAGGACTGCGAGGAGACGCTGGCCGCCTGCCGTACCCTGCAGAGCTACAGCCACGCCGACGGCGAAGAGGACGGCCTCGCCATGGTGGATGACTGTGGAGCGTCCCAGAACAGCAGTCCCATGCCCAACCCACCGCTGCCCCCTTTGGCCAGCCAGTCTGTGCGCTCCGTCAGCAGCCCCGGGATGACCCCGGGGCCCCTGGACGCGGGGCCGGGGGTGGCCGGGGCGTCGGGGGCCGGCACGGGCGGGGGTTACACCCAGATAACCCCAGAGCACCCCGGTTCACTGTCGGCGCCGTCGCTCCAGAACATGGAGACTTCGCCCATGATGGATGTGCCGTCTGTGTCTGACCACTCGCAGCAGGTGGTGGACAGCGGCTTCAGCGACCTGGGGAGCATCGAGAGCACCACGGAGAACTACGACAACCCCAGCAGCTACGACTCCACGATGGGCGGAGCCGGAGGGGGCGGGGGCAACACGGGGAACGGAGGCGGTATGTCCGTGCCGGCCGCGGGGGCGTCAGCCTCGTCGACGGCGTCGTCCTCGTCGTCCACGCCGTCCTCCTCGTCCTCGCAGGGTAACAGCTGCTCCTTTGTCTCCACGCCGGGTCTCTCGTCATCATCCGCCGTGGCCATAGGGAGCTGCGGTTTGATCCAGCAGGCCGGGCCGGGCCCCAACGCCGCGGGCGGGGCCGGCGCGGGCAGCGGCGGCCCTCAGCCTCCTCCTCCGCCCCCTCCGCCCACGACGAATGCTCCCGGCTGTAGCATCAAGTCGCCCCAGGGCTGCGTTATCGACAGGCCTCCGAGCGccacccagcagcagcagcagcagaaaaagGTTGCCCAGCAACAGCCCCCACCGCCGCCGCCCCCGCCCTCGGGGCCCCCGCCCCCTCCGCCACAGCAGCAGTCCCTCTCCCAGTGCAGCATGGGAAACGGCTTCGCCTCCACGCCCATGATCATGGAGATTCCCGAGAGCGCAGCCGGTGCCGGCGGCGGCGGCAGCGGCGGGCGGAGCCTCTACGACCGCATGGGCGGAGACTTCGGCGCGGGCGGCTACGCCCAGCCCTCGGCCACCTTCAGCTTGGCCAAGCTGCAGCAGCTCACCAACACCATCATGGACCCCCACAACATGCCTTACTCCCACTCGGCCTCCGTCACCTCCTACGCCACCAGCGTGTCTCTGTCCAATCCCGGCCTGGCGCAGTTGGCCTCCTCCCCTCacccgcccctcccccagacCCAGCCCACCATGACCCCGCCCCCCAACCTCGCCTCCAGCTCCATGAACCTAGGCTCCTCCCTGATCCAGTGCAGCATGCCAGGTGCCAACATCGgcctgcctcctcctccccacGCACAGCGCCTGCAGGGCCAGATGACCACGGTGAAGGGCCACATCGCCATCCGCTCCAAGGCCTCGCAGATCCCCGCCGGGTCGCCACACCAGCAGCAGCTGTACGGCCGCAGCTCGGGTGCCGTGGCGATGCAGAGCACGCCCCGCACGTTGGCCGTACAGCGGGGCATGATGACCAACCTCATGCCCACGCCAGGCGCCTACAACTCCATGAACATGAACCCTCTGAACGCCGCCATGTCGGCCGGGTACCGCATGCCCCAGCCCATGATGAACAGTGGGTACCACGGCAACCCGCCGTACATGAACCAGCCGGCGCAGTACCCCATGCAGATGCAAATGGGCATGATGGGAGGTCAGGCCTACCCTCAGCAGCCTATGCAACCtaatcaccatggcaacatgaTGTACGCGGCTCCGTCCCACCACAGCTACGCGGGCGTTCCTAAACAGTCGCCTTATATGAGCAGatga